Part of the Maridesulfovibrio sp. genome, TTAGTTTCATCGCCTATGATGAGAACGTCAATTATTCCTGAATCTATTCCCTTGGCATAATCATCAAGAATGTAGACAGAGTCCACATCACCGATGGTGGATAGGATGTATTCGAGGATCTGGTCGATTCCGATGTATTTACGGACAATGGAACTGATTTCGGGAAAAAAGGGGTGAGAGGAATTGGCGTTGTAGAAAATGTAACGCCCTTCCTTTTTTTTGTTCAGGTATCCTGCCTCACTCAAGCCATCCAATTCTTCTTTCATGGCGTTTGGTGAAACATCGAATTCTGCAGCTAGTTCCCTGAGGTATGAAGAAACATCAGGGTTAAGAAAAAGCTTCAGAAGTAGTTTTATTCTGGTCTTGGATGTGAATAATTCTTTGAGCATGATGTGAGTTTGTTAGGTTATTCTGAACAAACTGTCAAACCGGAAGGTGCCTAATAATGATAATATCCATTGAGGGGGGTAGAGTTTTTGTTGAGAAGTTTTTTTTACCCTTCCTCATCAAACTCAGGGACCACGTCATGCAGCTTAGCTCTGACTCCGTCCGCATGAAATTTGTCAGCCGCATCTTTCATTTCAGCAAGTTGTTTTTTGAATTGGGTGCAGTAGGCGTCGAGGTCGTTTTCAATTCCTTTGAGAACCATGATTTTGTCATGTTCGGTGCGGACTATGCCTTCCCCTTCGGTGATGAGCTCTTCATAGAGTTTTTCACCTTCGCGTAAACCGGTGAAGATTATTTCGATATCTTTGTCCGGTTCCTTGCCGGAGAGTCTGATCAAGTCGCGGGCCATGTCGGCGATTTTAACGGGTTCACCCATTTCGAGGATGAAAATTTCACCGCCGTCAGCCATTACCCCGGCTTGCAGGATGAGCTGGGCAGCCTCGGATATGGACATGAAGTAGCGCGTCACGTCTTTATGGGTGACGGTGACCGGACCGCCTTTTTCGATCTGGCGTCGGAACAGGGGAACAACAGACCCAGACGAGCCGACCACGTTTCCGAAACGTACTGCCATGAAAGTTGTTTCGGAATTATGGAACAGCCTCATGAGCAGTTCGGTGACGCGTTTTGAGGCGCCCATGATGTTGGTGGGGCGCACGGCTTTATCTGTGGATACAGTGACAAAACGGGAAACTCCGTGCTTATCCGCAGCGGTCATAACATTCTTGGTTCCACAGATGTTGTTGTGCACAGCCTGCCAGGGGTTGCGTTCCATCATGGGAACGTGCTTGTAAGCTGCGGCGTGGAATACGGTATGCGGTTTGTATTTACCGAATGTTTCATCCATGAGCTGTACATCCTGTACACAACCTAGAACGGTGACATAATCATGGTATTTTAACTCATGGTGCAATTCCATCTGAATGCCGTAAAGGTTGGCTTCACTGGCGTCTACAAGGATGATTTTTACCGGATTGAAGCGAACTACCTGCCGGACCAGTTCGGAACCGATGGAACCTCCGCATCCGGTCACCAGTACAATTTTTCCGGAGAGATAGTCGCTGATGGCAGTTGTATCCAGCTGGACTGGTGCACGGCCCAGCAAATCCTGATAGCTGACATCTCGTAATGCCTTGATCCCAACCTTACCGTTGATGATTTCATCCATTCCGGGCAGTATTTTATATGGCAGTCCGGTTTCTTTACAAGCGTCGATGATTTCGCGCATCTGTGCTCCCGAAGCTTCAGCTACGGCGATGAGTATTTCATTAACACACTTGTTTTTAACTAATTCTTGTATATCAGAGAGAGGGCCGAGTACGGGAACACCATGGATTGTTCTTCCCCGTTTGCTTTTGTCATTATCAAGAAAGCCTACGGGTAAATATTTAAGTTGCCCGCTGCTTCTGATTTCACGGACAACTTTTTCTCCAGCCCGCCCAGCTCCGATAATCAAGGCATTGTTGCCGTCAACAGGACATGCTTCCGGTGAAAATTGAATAGAATTCCCGTCCTTGAAGGCGTAAAAGGAACGGATCATAATCCGAATACCGCCGCACATGAATACGGTCAGCATCCAGTCGATGATGAATACCCCGCGGGAAAAACCACCGAAGCCGAATTTATAAAGAACTACAGTAACCAGAATCAGAGACTGCAGGAAGGTGGCTTCAAGTATATGCCAGAGATCTCTCAGGCTGGTATAGCGCCACATACCGCGATAAAGTCCCAGCCCGAGGAAAACTGAAAATTTGATAATAATAGTGTATTTTAGCAGTTCAATACATTGGACGGACGCAAATTCGGGTAGGCTGAAATCAAAACGGAACAGGTATGCTCCATAGAAAGCCCCGGCGAAGATGAGTAGATCCAGCAGGACCATAAGGTAGAAATTTGCGTTGCGCAGGTTGTTGATCATATCCTATTTTCCGCAGCTTTTAATCAGGTCTACAATTCTTTTCATATCTTCAGCTGCCATGGCTGTGCCGGAGGGCAGGCATAGTCCGCGTGCAAAAAGGTCGTCACTGACCTTTCCTCCGAAAACCATATTATCTTTGAACACAGGCTGCTGATGCATGGGTTTCCAGACTGGACGGGATTCGATGTTTTTTTCTTCCAGTGCAATCCGGATTTCATCCGGTGAAGCTCCGAATTTTTCCTTATCTACCAACATCACAGAAAGCCAGCGGTTACACTTTCCATAATCTGCTTCAGGCATAAAAGATATGCCGGGGCATGCGCCGAGCTCCTGCTCGTAATAATCAAAAATTTCTCTTTTGCGCTTAACTCTGTCGGGGATGACTTCAACCTGTCCTCGGCCTACAGCTGCCACAAGGTTGGACATGCGATAGTTGTAGCCGATTTCCTTGTGCTCATAATACGGTTCCGGTTCCTTGGCCTGCTGGGAGAGCCAGCGGGCCCTGCTGATCATGTCTTCGTTATCAGAGGCCAGAAGCCCGCCGCCGGAGGTGGTGATTATTTTGTTGCCGTTAAATGAATAGGCAGCCATAAGCGCCCCTTTGCCTGCATGACGTCCTTTGTATGTGGCGCCTACGGATTCAGCAGAGTCAACAATTAAGGGGATTCCGTGCGGTTTGAGAATTTCAAGTATACGGTCATAATCAGCACACTGTCCGTAAAGGTCCGTGGGAACAACCGCTTTGGGTTTGCGCCCAATAGAAATATAGTGGTCTATGGCTTCGGCCAGCAGGTCCGGGTCCATGTTCCATGATTTGTAGTCGCTGTCGATGAATACCGGTTCGGCGCCAAGAAATGTTACAGCGCTGACGCTGCCGATAAAGGTGAGCGAGGATGCGATTACCACATCTCCCGGTTCGACACCGATTATGCGCAGGGCAAGGTGCAGAGCCGCAGTTCCGCTGGAAAGAGCAGCACAGTGAGCAAAGCCGGTAAGCTTTGAGAAATCCTGTTCGAATCCGTTAACCATAGGGCCCAAAGGAGCAATGAAATTGCTTTCAAAAGCCTGACGGACATATTCCTGTTCATTGCCTCCCATATGCGGAGGGGAAAGATAGATTCGGTTATTTTTGTTTGCGGACACTTGCAGGATTTCCTTTAAGGCTTGTATTATTAGCAACAACGGGTCTGATATTATATTTTGAGATTTTAGTACAGTTCTGAACTAATTCATACAAAAGCGGTTGTAATGATTGTTTTTATAGCAATGAGCGCGAGGTCAGGATTTAATGCTGGCAGGTATTCCTGCTGCCGTAGATCCGCTCGGAATATTTTTAATCGCTGTTGAACCGCCACCAAGAATGGCTCTATTGCCGATTTTTATCCGGGGCAAAACGGTGGCTCCAATGCCGACCATCGCCTCTTCTCCGACAAGGACTTCACCGCCTAAAGTTGAGCCGGGCGCAATATGCGCATGGGGGCCGATTTCGTTATGATGTTCAACTGTTGAGTTGGTGTTTATTATGGTGTTATCCTTAATTCTGGCACCAGTGTTGATGACCGCCCCTGCCATAATCATGCAACCGTCGCCAATTTCAACATTGGGTGCGATTATGGCTGAGGGATGGATTACTGAGAAAAGATGTTCCCCGGATTCGATTAGGTCATTGAAAATGCGCTTGCGGAGGCTATTGTTGCCAACGGCGATAACGATACCGTCATGTTCAAGCTGACAAATTGCGGTATTGCCCCCGGCAACAGGAATGCCCATAATGTTTTTACCGTGTATTTCATGGTTTTCATCCACGAAAGCAACAGGTTCAGCTTCCTGCATTTGTAAAAGAGCATCGGCAACTACCTGTCCATGGCCCCCAGCTCCCATTACGATGATTTTTTTCATCTTATTTTTCCTTCTTTACTACCCATAAATTCTTGAGCAGTGGCCTGCCCTGGTTGGGAGATTCCTTCACGTTTGAAAACTCGGGCAACAGTAAGGTAAAGAATTTTAACATCCAGCAGCAGGTTATGGTTATCCACATACCAGACATCAAGCTTAAATTTGTCTTCCCATGAAATTGCGTTGCGTCCGTTGACCTGTGCCCATCCGGTGATACCGGGCAGTACGTCATGGCGGCGAGCCTGTTCCGGGCTGTAGCGTTCGAGGTATTGCATGAGTAAGGGGCGCGGACCCACCAGAGACATGTCTCCAAAAATGACATTGACCAGTTCCGGCAGTTCGTCAAGGGATGAGGAACGTAGAATTTTTCCGAACCTGCTTAGCCTTTCTGAGTCAGGGAGTAGATTGCCGAGTTCGTCTCTGGCATCGGTCATGGTCTTAAATTTAATAATATTAAAAGGCTTGCCGCGCAGTCCAGGTCTGCGTTGGATAAAGAATATACCACCGCCCATTTTTTTATGAATGGCAATGGCTACTCCGAGCAATACGGGAAAAAAAATGATCAGTGCGCTGATGGATACAACAAGGTCAAAACATCTTTTCACGGTCATAATTAAAGTCTCATGGCTTTCAGAATGGTCGCATTGACCTTGTTAACATCGAATTTTTCAGCAACATATTCCAGCGAAGCATCACCCATTTTTTGCAAAAGTTCAGGCTGGAGAATGAATTTTTCCATGGCCTTTTCCAGTGCGGAGATATCTTTGACCGGGACCATGAAACCGTTTTGTCCTTCGCGCACAGTCTCCCGGCATCCGGTGGTATCGGTGGTCACGATGGGCCGCCCTGTAGCCATGGCTTCCAGTACCGAGCGTGGAGTTCCTTCGCGATAGGATGGCAGTACGTAGACAGAACAATTCTTTAGTTCCGCACGCACATCGTCAACCGGACCTGCACACTCAACTCCGCTATCCTGCCATTTTGTGATTAAATCGTCACTGATTGAATCCGGGCCGTGGTCATGTGGGCCTACCAGTCTGAATTGGCACTGCGGGTATTTCTTTTTGAGCAGCAGGGAAGATTCTCCGAATTCACGCACGCCTTTTTCTTTTAGCAAACGGGAGACGCAAAGAAATACGGGACTACCGGCAGGAACTAGCGAACTGGTATAGTGTTCTAAGTCTACGCCGGAACCGTTGGTGACGACTGTCGGCTTGCTTTGCGGGATGATGCTAAATTTTTTGAACAAATCCCGGTCATCCGGGTTCTGGAACATGACGGTGTCGTTACAAGCCAGCCCGGCGCGATACATGTTTTTGACCAGTTTGAAGAGTAGTCCCCGTTTGCCGGAAGTCTGCCCGAAGGCATAACCAAGCCCGGTGATCATGGAGTAAATATTTTTAATTCCGGCCAGTTTTGCTGCAACGGAACCGTATATTACCGGCTTGATTGTATAAGAAAGGATTGCGTCCGGTTTGATCTTTTTTAAGATTCTGATCAGAGAGAGTAGAGCAGTCAAATCTTTTATGGGATTCATGCCCTTGCGTTGGATGGGAACTTCAATATATTTAATTCCCATGGCAGCCAGTTTTTCTGGCACTTCGGGAGAGTCCATAGGTGCAATGCCATAGACTTCGTGCCCTGCAGCTTTCATGGCGCACAACATGGAGCCACGAAAGTTGATCAATGACGGACCGTATCCGCCGATGACAGCAATCTTCACTGCCCAATCTCCCAATGCTCGTACCAACTCTGAAACATGAGCACACTCCAGATTTTGTACTGGTTGTCTTTAATGCCGGTTAGGTGTTCATTCCAAGCAAGGCGCACTTGACTTGTATTGAAATATCCTTCCCGGTCCAATCTGTCGGGAGCCAGTAATTCTTCAGCCCAACCGCGCAACGGTCCGCGCAACCAGCTGTCTATGGGGACGCCGAAGCCCATTTTCGGGCGTTCGATCATTTCTTGTGGCACGTACTTGTATAAAATTTCGCGTAAAATATGTTTGCCCTGTCCGTTGTTGATACGCAGGTGCATGGGCAGACGCTGGGAAAACTCCACGATTTCATGATCGAGGAACGGTGCGCGGGTTTCAAGGCTGATGCCCATGGCTGCCCGGTCAACTTTGGTCAGGATGTCATCGACCATGTAGTTGGCTGCATCCATGAATTGCATCCACGCAGTTAGATTATCCTGCGGGGGCTGTAAGTTGGGCTGCTGGAAAGGGCCCCGGAATTCTGTTGCATTGCGAACTACGGCCTCGGGATTGAGCCAGATGGAGGTCAGGTCACGGTAGTATTCAGATGCGGATGCAGCGCCCATAACATCGGCAAGCTTGTGCAGTTTCTGGCCGGGAAGGCGCATCTGCAAGGCGGGCGGCAGAAACGGACCGTACATCTTGAATACTTTGTTCCAGCTTTGCGGGGAAATGTTGGAAATCATCCTTGCACCCATTTTACGCAGGGGAGCGGGAATATTTGCCAGCTTGCGCCACAGTGAGCAGCCTTTGAAATGACGGTTGTAGCCCGCAAAAAGTTCATCACCACCATCGCCGGAAAGGGCCACGGTTACGTGTTCACGGGTCATCCGCGAGACAAGGTGGGTAGGAATCTGTGAAGAATCTGAAAAAGGTTGGTCCCAGATTTGCGGAATCTGGGGAATGATGTCCAGAGCGTCCTGTGGTGAAACGTACAGCTCAGTGTGTTCGGTGCCGATATGCTTGGCTACGGCCTTGGCGTCGTTTGCTTCGTTGTATGCTTCATCATCAAAGCCTATGGTGAAAGTCTTAACCGGAGCCAGTGCGCATTGCTGCATCAGGGATACGATAAGTGACGAGTCCACACCGCCTGAAAGGAATGCTCCTAGCGGCACGTCTGAAATCATTTCCCGTTCAATTATCTTGAGCAGCAGGTCTTCAAGTGTATCGACGATCGTTTCGTCCGGGGCGGTGAAAATTTTGTTTTCAGCTTCGCGGGCGCAGTTCAGTAGGGACCAGTAAGGCCGGGGTTCCATAAGTTCCCCGTCTGGACGTAAACAGGTCCATGTACCGGGCATCAGAGAAAAGGTGTCTTTGAAAATAGTGCGCGGCCCGGGAACATAACAATAGCGCAGATAAGCGGCCAGCGAGTCGCGGTCTACTTCGCGGTTGAAATATTTTTTGTAGCCCATGAGCGCTTTCAGCTCCGAGCCGAAAAGGAAATTTCCGCCCTGCAGTGAGTAGTAGAGTGGTTTTTCGCCCATGCGGTCACGGGCAAGCAGCAGGCAGTGTTCTTTGCGGTCCCAGATGGCAATGGCAAACATACCGCTGAAACGTTTCAAGGCTTCTTCAAAGCCCCATTGCTCAACAGCCTCAAGCATTACTTCGGTATCGGAATGGCCGCGCCAGCCCGGAAAACCTTCCACTTGTTCAAGTTCGGCACGCAAATCGCGGTAATTGTAGATTTCGCCGTTGTAGACCGTGACGTAGCGTCCAGATTTGGAATGCATGGGCTGCACCCCTTCTTCGGTCAGGTCAATAATGGCAAGGCGGCGGTGATCAAGTCCTACACCCCATTCAGGGTCGGACCATTGACCGGAACCGTCCGGACCGCGCATGTTCTGGGCGTCGCCCATTTTACGGGCAATGCGTTCCAGACGAGTTGCATCAGATGAACGGCTAAGATCAATAAAACCAGCGATTCCACACATACTTGCCTCCGGCGGCTTAAACCCTTTTGCAAAATGGTTTAAGAATCCCAAAACCTTTTGTTAGGTTTCGCCGCGTGAATATAAAAACTGTTAATTGCGTGTGTTATCCGCGAACTTAAGTCTGCCTTTGCCCAGCAAGTCATGCAGATGGATCATACCTGTTATCGAGCCTTGTTCATCTACAACGGGCAGTACGGTGATCTCTTTGGATTCCATGATGTCGAGCGCCTGCGCTGCGGACATGTCCGGCGTGATACGCAGGGGATTTTCAATCATGACTTGGCGGGCGGAAATTTGCGTATTGAAATTACCGGAACAGACCAGTCTGCGCACATCTCCATCGGTGATAACACCGGAAAGTTTTTCTCCATCAGTCAAGGCAACCAGTCCCAGTCGTCCTTTGTCGAGCACGGACAGTGCTTCGGAAAGGGGACCGTCCTGCGGAGCGGCGGGGATGTTGTCGGTGTGCATAAGTTCACTGATACACAGGGTCAATCTGCGGCCCAGCGATCCTCCGGGATGAAATTTCTTGAAATCCTGACTGTCAAAGGCCTTGTGGTCCATGAGGCAGACGGCCAGAGCATCACCCATAGCAAGGGCTGCGGTGGTGGATGAAGTTGGTGCCAGTCCGTAGGAGCAGGCTTCGCAGGGGACTTTGGTCCTGATTACGATGTCCGAGAGGCGTCCCATGGTGGATTCAATTTCCGAAGTAATGGAAATGATTTTGGTGCCGAAAGAACGGATTGCCGGAAGCAGGGCGTTGAGTTCATCAGTTTCTCCGCTGTTGGAGATGGAAATGACAACGTCTTCAGCACGGACCATGCCGAGATCTCCGTGCGCGCCTTCAACAGGATGCAGGAAAAAGGACGGCGTTCCGGTAGAGGACATGGTGGCGGCTATTTTGCGTCCCACCAGCCCGGACTTGCCCAGTCCGGTGATAATTACCCTTCCTTTGCAGCCGGCCAGCATTTCAACTGCCTTGGCAAAGTTCAAATCGAGTGATTCGCGGATGGAGGCGAGGCCGTTTTCTTCAATCTGAAGAACTTCCTTGCCCCGTTTAATGAAGTCGGAAAGTTGTTTATCGGTCATTTGTTACCTATTTTACGAGCGAGGTGAGGTCGAATATCGGGCCCATGATGGCGACAACAATAAAAGCAATGAGCATGCCGATGAAAAGCAGCAGCATGGGTTCAGCAAGTGCGACCACACGTTTCATGAAGTTGTCCACATCCCTTTCGAAGATGGTGCCCATTCGTTGTAGAAATTTGCCCAGTTCCCCGGATTTCTGTCCGGCGGTGAGGGTTAGGATGTAGATGTCAGGATAAATTTTTTGCTCGGCAAGCACTGTGCTTAGGGATCGACCGGTGGCAACCTCTTCACGGGCTTCGGCCATTTTCTTTTTGAAAAATGTTGAGTTGACCGCGTTGGCGGAGCTTTCCATGCCCTGCACAAGGGGAATACCGGCGTCAATCTGGAAACCGAGAATGCCCGAAAAGCGGGCAAGGGTGGATTTCTGGACCAGCGGCAGTTTCCAAAGCAGGCCGTCGATCTTTTCCCGGAATTTAGGCACGGATTTGTAGGCGCTGACAAAGGCGAAAATCAAGCACAAGGGGATGATCAGGGCCAAGGGACCAAGGTTTTCCAGAGTATTTCCTAGTGCCACAACAATTTTTGTGGAAGTGGGAAGTTCTCCTTTAGCGGCTTTGAATATGCCGGTAATCTTGGGCAGAACTTCAGAAAGCAGGAAGTAGACCGCGCCCATACCGATGAGCAGGATAACCACAGGATAAACCATGGCGGTCATGAGGCGTCCACTTACTTCTGCGCGTTCTTCTTCGTATTTTGCAATGTTTTCAAGTACGTCTCCAAGCTTACCCACTGATTCAGCAACCTGAACCATACCGACGTAAACCTGCGGGAAAATTTTAGGATATTTGGCAAGGCATGATGAAAAGCTTTCACCTGACTGGACTGCATCGCGGATTTCCATCCATGTATGACTTGCTTTACCGCCGCTCATGCGGGCCATCATATCCAGAGACTGGGCCAGTGCGGTTCCGCTTTGGAGCAGGATGCCGAGATAGTAGAAGGATTCTCCCAGCCTGATCTTTCCGCTCATGGAGATGGAAGAAGTCAGGTTTTTGGTGGAACTCTTTTCTTTTTGTCCTGACTTTACCTGCTCAAGGCGCAAGGGCATGAGGCCTTTGCTTTGAAGAGTGGCAAAAGCTTTGGACTGGGAAGAGGCTTCAACAAAACCTTTTTTCTTTTTTCCTTCCTTGGTGACGGCGCGATACTGATAGGTGGGCATTTCTAATCACATTCCTACTTAAGCTCAACGATAAGGGAGAGCATCTGTCCATTGCGTTCAACATCAATGGATATAGCGGAAGCACCACCGAGAGAACTGTATACCTGCAGCAACTTGGTCGGTCCGGTGATCATTTCTCCGTTAATACGCATGAGTACGTCACCATTTTCAAGACCAAGCTTTTTGAGCAGGGAGTTAGTTCTTATGTTGGTGACTCTGAATCCCTGAGTTTTGCCACCTTTTGAGTTGGGCTTGAATAAGGCTTGTTTGAGGAACGCATTGGGGTCGTCAAGAATTTCTTTGGTCTCAGCTTTGTTGACAGAAATTTTGTTGGTTTTGCCGCGTACAAGCTTCAGGCTCTGGACCTGATCCCACATAGCTACTTTTTTCTGCTCGCGGCCATATTTCCAGATAACATACTGGGGTTTGATTTCAGCAAGAGTCCAGCCTTCGTGTTCCTCTCCTTCGCGCAAGATGACGGTTTCATTTTTGATTCTGAAAACGGCCATATCTGTCTCTCCAGTGAGAATGCCGACCAATATCCATGTAGATGGGGTTACCGTGGCTTTTTTCTGGATTTCGGCAGGGTTGTCGAGTCCAAGGATATTTTTTTCCAGAATCAACTTGGAATCTTTTTCAATCTTACTGGCTGCGTCAGAGGAAAATGATTGTCCGAGGATAGGGGCCGTCGGTTTGGGCAGCGGGATAAAGGACGACACAAGGTAAGCCGTAGCCAGCCCGAAAGCGAGCGGCCACAGCCATGCCGGAAATTTGGTGGCTTTCAACTCCATATAAAAATATATCCTAAAAAGTTTTCCAGAGGCATCACAGCGTTGGAAAATTTAAAATTACTATTCTTCTATTTCAGCGTAAGAATGGTAGTTGTTTTTAATCCACTTGTCCATACCCTTGGTGTCGTGGTAAATGTCCAATCTTAGAAGCCTTTTTCTGACAGTCTTAGCTGAGCTGTAATAAAAGAGCCTTACCTTTCTGGATAGTCGGGCGCTGAAAACGTTCTGGGTTCCTTTAACCTTGTGGATGTTCATGCCCGGTGTTCCGGTATCCTGCACGTCAAAGCGGATCAGGGTTTCAATGACCTTTTTAAACAGCTTGAACTGGGTGGAGTAGACTTTTTCAAGATCAGCAATGAAGCTAGGCAGGGCTTCACTTTTTGTGAGCAGGGATTCAAGTATTTCAGTTACTTTTTCAAATCCTTTCTCGGATCCGGTACCCTTCTCGGTTCTGCTTTGTTCTTCCAGTCTTCGTTGTTCATCCTGAAGCTGTTCCACTTCTTCTTCCAGCAACTGGTGGTAACCCTTAACCTCTTCCATTTGGGCCATAAGAGTATTGACCTGCTCAGCAGTTTTCTTGCTTTTCCCAAGATAGAAATGGAGCATACGCAGTAGGTGGTCTTCGGTTACCGGCTTGGGGATGAAGTAGGTAAATACATCGGATTGGGCTTCGTCTGTGGCCTCAGCATCCATTCCTGTCAGCAGGATGACAGGAATATATGGATATTCTTCACGAATATAAGGAAGGATATCAACGCCACTAAGTCCGGAGCCTTCGAAGTGTACATCAAGCAGGATAACATCCGGTTCTTCCTCGGATTCCTTCAGGAATGCCAGAAAAGAGACAGGGTCGTAGAAAGATTCATGTTTCTCAAGGATTCCCGCATCGCGGAGGATGGAAACAGTGTATTCGTGCAAACGCGGGTCATCGTCTGCCAAAACAAAAAAATACGGGTCCTGTTCCGGGGTCATTATTTATCTCCTGCTGCTGGAATAGCCCCTGCGGGACCGAATGTCCCCAAGGGTATGAGTATGGTCACTTCAAGGCCTTTGGAACCTAAAGTTTCAGTGTTTTCTGCTGATATGTCAAAGCCCATATTGTCTCCGAAAAATTTTACAAAGACAGTTCCCTGTCCCATTGCATTGCCATTGCGTTTGGCGGAAGGTACGGCTCTTTTGAAAAGGTCCT contains:
- a CDS encoding response regulator, translating into MTPEQDPYFFVLADDDPRLHEYTVSILRDAGILEKHESFYDPVSFLAFLKESEEEPDVILLDVHFEGSGLSGVDILPYIREEYPYIPVILLTGMDAEATDEAQSDVFTYFIPKPVTEDHLLRMLHFYLGKSKKTAEQVNTLMAQMEEVKGYHQLLEEEVEQLQDEQRRLEEQSRTEKGTGSEKGFEKVTEILESLLTKSEALPSFIADLEKVYSTQFKLFKKVIETLIRFDVQDTGTPGMNIHKVKGTQNVFSARLSRKVRLFYYSSAKTVRKRLLRLDIYHDTKGMDKWIKNNYHSYAEIEE
- a CDS encoding PDZ domain-containing protein, which translates into the protein MELKATKFPAWLWPLAFGLATAYLVSSFIPLPKPTAPILGQSFSSDAASKIEKDSKLILEKNILGLDNPAEIQKKATVTPSTWILVGILTGETDMAVFRIKNETVILREGEEHEGWTLAEIKPQYVIWKYGREQKKVAMWDQVQSLKLVRGKTNKISVNKAETKEILDDPNAFLKQALFKPNSKGGKTQGFRVTNIRTNSLLKKLGLENGDVLMRINGEMITGPTKLLQVYSSLGGASAISIDVERNGQMLSLIVELK
- a CDS encoding type II secretion system F family protein, with product MPTYQYRAVTKEGKKKKGFVEASSQSKAFATLQSKGLMPLRLEQVKSGQKEKSSTKNLTSSISMSGKIRLGESFYYLGILLQSGTALAQSLDMMARMSGGKASHTWMEIRDAVQSGESFSSCLAKYPKIFPQVYVGMVQVAESVGKLGDVLENIAKYEEERAEVSGRLMTAMVYPVVILLIGMGAVYFLLSEVLPKITGIFKAAKGELPTSTKIVVALGNTLENLGPLALIIPLCLIFAFVSAYKSVPKFREKIDGLLWKLPLVQKSTLARFSGILGFQIDAGIPLVQGMESSANAVNSTFFKKKMAEAREEVATGRSLSTVLAEQKIYPDIYILTLTAGQKSGELGKFLQRMGTIFERDVDNFMKRVVALAEPMLLLFIGMLIAFIVVAIMGPIFDLTSLVK